In Helianthus annuus cultivar XRQ/B chromosome 9, HanXRQr2.0-SUNRISE, whole genome shotgun sequence, the following are encoded in one genomic region:
- the LOC110876173 gene encoding uncharacterized protein LOC110876173, with product MMTKMKKAGNPVTNRAAIKKLLDSLPKEWSLQCMMIKKEFLNNPNPVTLSDLINTLRAFEMDVNKREMNTAGYQPKATQPSAGLKNVAFLASGGITPQASDLIYANASASASKAPQLVEKTITVDTQALKVSTENVALFNTFLSSYEALMSGELKKEMFTAEDMYQVDPDDMEEMDLKWQMAMITLRLKKFQDKTGKRLGLGKAGFDKSKLRCYNCKNLGHFKRDCPMLKEGNSEATPAAKQITAEENKSNASPSTPKALVVEDYDWSEEITEAKEQVNKALMAKISSESSAKHFEKQTTGIPTGNNDADQGLKGILPSVESGDKAEKDAEKGKDKVQATAMKADASKEKADKDLIPLSVKKMCAMMMETAEGQK from the exons atgatgaccaaaatgaagaaaGCTGGAAATCCTGTAACCAATCGTGCTGCAATAAAGAAATTGCTTGACTCGCTCCCCAAGGAATGGAGCCTGCAGTgtatgatgatcaagaaggaaTTCCTCAACAATCCTAATCCTGTTACTCTGTCAGATCTGATCAACACTCTAAGGGCATTTGAAATGGACGTAAACAAGAGAGAGATGAACACTGCTGGATATCAACCTAAAGCAACTCAACCTTCAGCAGGACTGAAGAATGTAGCGTTTCTCGCTTCAGGGGGCATTACTCCACAAGCTTCTGATCTAATTTATGCAAATGCTTCCGCAAGCGCATCTAAAGCCCCACAACTTGTTGAGAAAACGATCACTGTCGATACTCAAGCACTGAAAGTTTCAACCGAGAATGTGGCACTCTTCAACACTTTCCTAAGCAGCTATGAAGCCCTAATGTCTGGGGAATTGAAGAAGGAGATGTTTACTGCcgaagacatgtatcaggttgatccagatgatatggaagaaatggatctgaaatggcaaatggccatgatcactCTGAGATTGAAGAAGTTTCAAGACAAGACAGGCAAGCGATTAGGTCTTGGAAAAGCtggttttgacaagtctaagCTGAGGTGCTACAACTGTAAGAATCTTGGACACTTCAAGCGTGACTGTCCGATGTTGAAAGAGGGAAACAGTGAAGCTACTCCTGCTGCTAAACAGATCACTGCCGAAGAGAACAAAAGCAACGCTTCTCCCAGCACGCCAAAGGCTTTGGTTGTTGAAGACTATGACTGGAGCGAAGAGATCACTGAAGCTAAGGAACAAGTCAACAAAGCACTGATGGCCAAAATCTCTAGTGAATCATCTGCAAAGCACTTTGAGAAGCAGACAACGGGAATCCCAACTGGAAACAATGATGCTGACCAGGGATTGAAAGGTATTCTGCCTTCAGTGGAGTCTGGTGATAAAGCTGAAAAAGATGCTGAGAAAGGAAAGGATAAAGTTCAAGCTACAGCCATGAAAGCAGATGCATCAAAAGAGAAGGCTgacaaagacttg ATTCCATTgagtgtaaagaagatgtgtgcgatgatGATGGAGACTGCGGAGGGTCAAAAATAG